Proteins encoded together in one Mastacembelus armatus chromosome 15, fMasArm1.2, whole genome shotgun sequence window:
- the tmem254 gene encoding transmembrane protein 254 isoform X2, translated as MAKSDGRDYFKRTSLFWIISVTLAMGYFTITVFVPEKVPFEQLGPFGSFCRHLVDNHADIMYKGWWAAWAVHAFEAFVALKVCSNKDMICVYAVVITGPASI; from the exons atGGCTAAAAGCGATGGACGCGATTACTTTAAAAGAACCAGCCTGTTCTGGATCATCTCAGTGACGCTGGCGATGGGATACTTTACT ATCACAGTGTTTGTGCCAGAAAAAGTCCCATTTGAGCAGCTTGGTCCATTTGGCAGCTTCTGCAGACACCTTGTGGATAACCATGCTGACATTATGTACAAAGG ATGGTGGGCAGCCTGGGCTGTTCATGCCTTTGAGGCCTTTGTTGCATTGAAAGTGTGCAG caaCAAAG ATATGATTTGTGTTTATGCTGTTGTGATCACCGGTCCAGCCAGCATATAG
- the tmem254 gene encoding transmembrane protein 254 isoform X3 gives MAKSDGRDYFKRTSLFWIISVTLAMGYFTITVFVPEKVPFEQLGPFGSFCRHLVDNHADIMYKGWWAAWAVHAFEAFVALKVCSNKGGSRSSWSHHGCS, from the exons atGGCTAAAAGCGATGGACGCGATTACTTTAAAAGAACCAGCCTGTTCTGGATCATCTCAGTGACGCTGGCGATGGGATACTTTACT ATCACAGTGTTTGTGCCAGAAAAAGTCCCATTTGAGCAGCTTGGTCCATTTGGCAGCTTCTGCAGACACCTTGTGGATAACCATGCTGACATTATGTACAAAGG ATGGTGGGCAGCCTGGGCTGTTCATGCCTTTGAGGCCTTTGTTGCATTGAAAGTGTGCAG caaCAAAG GGGGTAGCAGGTCATCCTGGAGTCACCATGGATGTTCATAG
- the tmem254 gene encoding transmembrane protein 254 isoform X1, translating to MAKSDGRDYFKRTSLFWIISVTLAMGYFTITVFVPEKVPFEQLGPFGSFCRHLVDNHADIMYKGWWAAWAVHAFEAFVALKVCSNKGINNTTTRCLWFFQTFLFGFASLGLLLKYNPERPKHH from the exons atGGCTAAAAGCGATGGACGCGATTACTTTAAAAGAACCAGCCTGTTCTGGATCATCTCAGTGACGCTGGCGATGGGATACTTTACT ATCACAGTGTTTGTGCCAGAAAAAGTCCCATTTGAGCAGCTTGGTCCATTTGGCAGCTTCTGCAGACACCTTGTGGATAACCATGCTGACATTATGTACAAAGG ATGGTGGGCAGCCTGGGCTGTTCATGCCTTTGAGGCCTTTGTTGCATTGAAAGTGTGCAG caaCAAAGGTATCAACAACACAACCACTCGCTGCCTGTGGTTTTTCCAGACCTTTCTGTTTGGCTTTGCCTCCCTTGGCCTGCTTCTCAAGTACAACCCTGAACGGCCCAAACATCACTAG